GTTGCCAGTTTGGTTGCCTCAAGACAGCCTAGACACGATGTATGCACTGGGTACAATTTCACTGCGGAATTAAGGAGATCATTTTACAGATTATGAAATGTTCAATTAAAGTAAAACTGAGATTAAATTCTGACAAAAGTCCACAAATGTGTAGAGCAGGTTTTGTAATGAATATTTCAGTCCGTACATCACTAATTGCATATCAGAGTATTTTGCaaattaaactaaaaaaaaaaaaaaaacctgcaaaagACCACTAGAGGGCATTTGGTCATGAGAGTCCAGCAGCCATACTCAGAGAGGTCTCTAATAAAACCTGCTAATTACAAACCACTTTTTATAAGTGTGATCACGATGTCATTGTTCCTAAcagattttaatgtttttaatgacaTTCGAGTAGGAATGCCAATCtccaattacaaaaaaaagcttgCAAGTAGAACTCACAATTACAAATCAAAAATTACAGTTAGAAAATCAGTGTTACATTTGTGGAGGTTTGTCATACATTTAGTTCCATAGAAAATCATGGCTTGCAAAAGTAATTTGAAAATGAATAGGTTGCGTTTGAAACATTCTTTCCTGAACCTAATTAGGCAGCTATATACATTTTCCACCCTTACACTTTCACTTTTCGCTAATAATCTAGTCTTTTAGTGCTTGTCAAAGTGATTGACTTTGGATATATAATCCAGTATTAGTAATAAAATAGGGTATTAAATACCAGTAATAAGTACCAAACCATAAGTTTAGACCTACCCATTTGTTTAGAACTAGCCTGATGTAGCATACACACTcaccactttattaagaacacctcTACTCTTGcccattcatgcaattatccaattagcTAATCATGTGggagcagcacaatgcataaatacatgcagacacaggtcaaCATagtcagttaatgttcacatcaaacatcagaatggggaaaaagtgtgatcaaAGTGTGGCTTTGACAAcagcatggttgttggtgccagatgggctggtttgagtattttggAAAATATCTGATCTCAtggcattttcacacacatcagtCTCTAGAGTTTCAAAGAATGGTGGAAAAAAACATAACATCCAATGAGAAGCAGTTCTGTTGGCAGAAATGTCTTGTTGATGAGTAGAGGAGAATGCCCAGAccggttcaagctgacaggaaggctactgTAACTCAAACACCcattctttacaactgtggtgagcagaaaagcatctcagaacatacAATATGTCAAATcctgaggcagatgggctacaataacaaaagcccacatcaggttccactcctggcAGCCAAAAAAGGAATCTGAGGTTACAGTGTGCACCAAACTGGATAATTGACCATTGGAAAAAGATCAGGTAATGCCTTTGCAATCTTCATCTATTCATTTTCAGTGAGCCTgtcctgccacatgattggctgattggataattgcatgaatgagtaggtgtacagatgttcttATTAAattggacagtgagtgtatgttaCCTACTGATTCAATCATACTGAAAACCTCCAACAATGCAGTAATTAATTATaggcacatttttatttatacttcagtaaattatatttttactaaatcgtatatatatatatatatatatatatatatatatatatatatatatatatatatatatatatacacacacatatacctaTTGAATGATGTGTTTATGAAATTCAGCAGGTTTGAACAGAAAAAATGGCTTACTCATCCCAACAAGTAACCATCTATTAGCTGTTgaagattctctctctctctcactctctctctctctctctctttgctctTCCATATCACAGTGTGTGGAAAAATGGTTATATGGCTATATGCTTATTGAACAGTACCAACCTTTGGTAATTCACAGCTTTCTCGCAATAAAACAACATATACAATGAGCACAACCAATAGAGTGTAGTGATGGCAAACAGTGTAAAAAGCACACAGTGATACAAAACCTGTCTGTCAAATACCCCATAACACCTCATTACATGTCCTCCCCTCATGCTGATAACATCAAACACAatgacagatagataaatagacagacagatagacagaccaATCTGGAGAAAAACGGGTCTGGACAAATTATCAAGCACCAACGCATAAATAACACAGCCACACTGcagcacaaatacacacagataaagatcacacacactgaccaggTTCAGCATTTTCAAGCAAGGAGTAGTACATCGCAAAAACATCGCAGCAATCTGCTTTTTCACAAGACTCACAAGAGTTGACTTTGCGATGGTATAGAATAGGGAGGAACATCCAAGAACACTCTGACTGCTGACATAACACGTGCCAAGCTGATAACACCTGCTCGGTACAGAGGAAAACGCTGAATAGCAGTCACAAACAATGATGATAGACTATATAAGTTATAAGCAGTTATACCAGGCCTATAATTTACTCTATTCTTTTTcaaatttgattttaaaaaaaactgatggTAAAGCTTGGTATTAAGCTTTAAGgctataataattatatttgtcTCTTTGATTTCTTTAAGGGTCTTTGGATAATTACTTTATCATTTTCTGAATGGAAACTCTCTCTGATATAGAAACCTGTTAGATTAAGCAATCACTATGCTGTaaagtattaaaatattaaGATTAATAACAATCCTTCATACTAACTCTTTCATAATCCTTCACAATAACTTTAATCTAGCCTGTACATTTGGTTGTGTAGGCTGGTTCAATGTGGATGAGTATCGAGAGTAAcaattgataataataataatttcacatgTTCCTATAACCATTTTACAAGTACTGATGCCTTAGTCATCTTTTGGCTGAGCTTCACGAATTAATTCATCTCCTTGTTTTCTAGCAACATTAGTAAATAGGTCGGCCATTACACTATGCTTTACAACAGTGTAATATTCACAAACATCGGAGAACAATTACAGAtcctgtatataaataaaacgaaCAAAGCACTCCATTTTACAACCCGAATTCCAAAAAacttgggacgctgtgtaaaatttAAAGTCGTTGcacaacatatgcttccatccagattctagcccatctttacttctgagagactctgcctctataagatactctttttattcccaatcatgttactgacctgttgccaattaccctaattagttacaaaatgttcctccagctgtttctttttagtaacacttacttttccagccttttgttgcccctgtcccaactttttagaGACCTGTTTCTGCCTTCAAATttaaattaccttattttttccttaaaatggtacattttctcagtttaaacatttgatatgttttctatgttctattgtgaataacatatgggcttgtgagatttgcaaatcactgtttttatttacattttacacagcatcccaacttttctggaattggggttgtaagtgTTAACTGATCAGCTGTAAAGCGCATGAGCCTGATCTCAAAATATTTGAACAAACAAGGACAGTCTGGTTCCATTTATAAGGAAAAACCAAAATTGTATGAAAAGCTACGTAAATTAACCTAAACCTAACTTTAACCTATGTAACTTTTCATACAAATTGGTAAACGTTACAAATTTGCAAGCATGAAACATGTTGAGCAAATGTGGCTATGAACAGGAACAAGAACAAGGCTAGTTTCAAAAGGTCATAGATCAATTTTGCTGGAtaacaatcaaataaaaaaaaataaataaaaaaaaaaggaccatGCTAAGCACATAGTGTTGCTATGCACATAGCAGTGTAGCACATGTCGAGCTACAGGAAGCTACAGATTTCCATGGATTTATGAAGGGCACGAGATGGTGTAACTtcttctcactctcattcttGAACACAGTAGCTGTAaactttcctgaagaaaatctGTCTTCTTTGCTTTGCTTTCCGTCTGTGTCTCCTCCTTCACTCCTGTGCTCTTTTTATATCACATTCTCAAAGAGCTGCAAAGATCTCATGATGTTGTCATcctatcaaaaaataaataaataaaaaaacagagagagacacaaaccTCTGTCAATTATCTTATCCGTCTCTCTATAGGAGGTTGTCAGGTCAACACTAATCATGGTATTTCTGGAAAATAGCTAGCTATACTGTAAAAGAGCAGGTTTTCCACATAAAGTATTATATGAAGGAATATTTTAAACTAAGCCTTACAAACAGTGTGGACGGACTTAAACTATGTTAGCTATGTTGGCTACATAATAAACACTCAGCTACCATGCTTAGCTTAGCCGCACAGCAATAGCTAGCTGATATCATGTATGTTCGGTAAATAGCAAACAGCATAAAATTAGCTAAATAAGTAAATAGCTGTTTTGTGTAATTTAAGGCAACATTTGatgtaatattatttaacattttcaaaatgaaaatgcttcattttgcaTTTCCCCTTACAACTCAGAAGAGGTTTCACCAGTGTTTGAGTTCCTACTTGTAGCATGGAgcagatttttttcagtatgaATGCACTTAACTTTGAGCTTTAAAATGTAGTTGAACTTGGTGAATAAAGGAACAAAATTTGTTACATGTCATTTGAACATACATTAGCTACAGTAATGCTAAAATTGTGACTAAATGCATGCTTTAACATGCATTTATTGCCAGCATCAGTAAGCTAGTAATAACAGGTAATTCACATTTCCAGCATTGTTTGTTGAGCTAAATAAAGGAAATTAAATTAGATAGAAATGTATTTGGGCTTTGTTGTGCTCTTGTCTACCCATGTTACCGCAATTGCTGTTATTTTTTCGATGTAAAGCCATTTacacaaaaaatgtaaaacctACAAAAACATTTGATTTATCACAAATTTTGTTGGTCTCAAGGTCAAATTGAACATAGAAAAATGTCTGACATTAATAAGAATTGTGTAGGCTATTTatagataagataagataatactttattaatccccagatggagaaattaggggcCCATTATAGCCACTGTATGTTGAACCAATCCATGGGCTCTCCAAAGGAATCATCTAAGAAACTTCAGTTGAGCTGATAAAGTTATTAATGGCAAAAAGGATTCCCTAAACGAAAATAgtaaccgttttttttttaaaaaacctgaaCAGCATAGTGGATATTTGTTGTGTTACAGTGAGCTGTGTttgccactagagggcagtgcATCCAagcaattattaaaaaaattcaaagaaaagggagagaaaagtGGTCACAGGTAAGAGGTATGATGTAGATACCTCTTGACAGGATAGAATGAACTCATCAAGAGTGACGACTCCATCTCTGTTTTTGTCCATTTTCTACAGAGGAAAACAAAAATGACCATTCTACAACTGAGAACTAATACAGTTTAACAAACAGGAAGACCTTCTACATAATTTGACTAATAATTATAAAGAGTTTCTCACCTGAAAGAAAGCATCCACGTGCTGTTTGGGAGTGTCTGTCTTCATAGCAGGGTACGTATATTTCCCCATCATGTCATAGATAGCGCTCACAATGTCCATCATCTCCTGTACAGCGGAACACATAGTAACAGGTCAGCAGTAGATGTATGTGAATACACTGGTGGTGTTATAATGATCCAATATGTGGAAACaaccccacacccacatacacaaacacaccttcTTGTTAATGTACCCATCTCTGTTAATGTCGTACAGGTTGAAAGTCCACTGCAACTTCTCCTGTGTAGAACCTCTTAACAAGACGGACAGAGCGATAACAAAGTCCTGGATAcaagcagtgagagagagacggaaagatCACACTGTGAAACAGCAGAATGTGGCGAGAAAGAGACCCACATTGTTGAAAAAAATTGGGCTctatattttaatgataaatgatGCAAGTGTAAAAATAAGGCCTAAGATCATGCCATTGGTGCATGTTAacgttaattcattcattcattcattcattcatcaacTGCTTTAGCCTGGTCAGGGATGCAGTGGCTCTGGATCACTgcgcatgaggtgggaatacacctgggactccagtccattgcagggcaccatgcacatatattcacacacttattcGCACCTAGGGATAATTTAGATTAGCCAATCTACCTttggagaaaaccagagaacccagaagatGCCCATGAAGatatggagagaacatgcaaaactccacattGACAATaatccaagctcaggatcaaaccacgGACCCGAGAGCTGTGCGGAAGTTGAGGGGTTAAGTGATAGCCAATCCCGTgtgattttaatgtatttaacttagatattaatttattttctagCAGAAATATTTAGCTACCATAACCTACATAAGCTGTCTTTTCATGCACTCACATTGTTCAAATTTGTTAGCCTtca
The genomic region above belongs to Ictalurus punctatus breed USDA103 chromosome 14, Coco_2.0, whole genome shotgun sequence and contains:
- the LOC108275152 gene encoding Kv channel-interacting protein 1 isoform X2; the protein is MGAVVGTLTMQTKQRRPSKDMVDDDLEITMVCHRPEGLDKLEAQTNFSKRELQELYRGFKNECPCGVVNEETFIQIYSKFFPQGDASTYAHYLFNAFDSGHTGSIKFKDFVIALSVLLRGSTQEKLQWTFNLYDINRDGYINKKEMMDIVSAIYDMMGKYTYPAMKTDTPKQHVDAFFQKMDKNRDGVVTLDEFILSCQEDDNIMRSLQLFENVI